The following coding sequences are from one Amphiprion ocellaris isolate individual 3 ecotype Okinawa chromosome 19, ASM2253959v1, whole genome shotgun sequence window:
- the gucy2ca gene encoding guanylyl cyclase C produces MYSLHTLHYLGVLVVVVVGNQMLDDCLSSNRTYTMNVVLLEDTTYAWSLSLVQAAVERAIEQDKQENIKEGLDFTLTANYNGFNTTFYNRQGCGSSSCEGVDILKKLYNKGEVGCVMLGPSCTFATYNLVDEEIGLILSIPIISAGSFGLSCDYKPKLTRLLPPARKISDFFLNFMNETLPFKSPWQRTFVYKKAVNYTEDCFWYINALDAGSENFASAMDREMLHSEEDLIKQLQNEERHSNIFILCGNTDDIVSIKAKAGQIDKDILFILLDVYNPEYYKNTTSPASMDNVLVVTLPKRNDDYGSNSTFNDTINDYVAGYYDGTLLFGKVLRERMLNKRQNMRSNDVPLSYNPFGNTSFDGIGGHYVLDEYGDRDVNFSIIYTSVDTKQYETLLVFDTSKNATIEKMLNPALFWEDGQLPSDMPVDANVMNTQDVIVIVLSLSVVVVTAIALIFYRQNRKERHIQKKWSHIDSHLISPLDEREVSLKIDDDKRKDSTYFSHRGRYDKKPVILKELIHTDGDFSENQRIELNTLLRIDYYNLTKFYGTVKFEYGVFGVFELCQRGSLRYILNDRISYPDETFMDMEFKISVMYDIAKGMSYLHSSNIEVHGRLKSTNCVVDNRMVVKITDFGCHTILRPGRDVWTAPEHLRKDGVSQKGDVYSYAIIANEIVVRQAPFYTQFCSNTAEKIYRVQYPSATVFRPDLNFEGASEREIELYMLIKNCWDEDPERRPDFKKIELTLGKIFSNLHNQATETYMDNLIRRLQMYSKTLENLVEERTSLYKAERDRADRLNFMLLPGPVVRSLKETGRVEPELFEEVTIYFSDIVGFTTLCHYSTPMEVVDMLNDIYRNFDSILDNHDVYKVETIGDAYMVASGLPKRNGNRHAVDIAHMALDILAFVGTFELQHLPGIPLWIRIGVHSGTRHR; encoded by the exons ATGTACAGCTTACACACTTTACATTACCTGGGAGTgctggtagtggtggtggtcgGCAACCAGATGCTGGATGACTGTTTGTCATCCAACCGTACCTACACCATGAACGTTGTACTGCTGGAAGACACCACTTACGCATGGAGTCTTAGTCTTGTGCAGGCGGCTGTGGAACGTGCAATTGAACAGGATAAACAGGAGAACATTAAAGAAG GTTTAGACTTCACTCTCACGGCTAACTACAACGGGTTCAACACCACTTTCTACAACCGGCAGGGCTGtgggagcagcagctgtgaaggTGTGGATATCCTTAAGAAGCTATAT AATAAAGGTGAAGTTGGATGTGTCATGCTGGGGCCATCCTGCACTTTCGCCACCTATAATTTAGTAGA TGAAGAAATTGGCTTGATCCTGAGCATTCCCATCATCTCTGCTGGGAGCTTCGGCCTCTCCTGTGACTACAAGCCCAAACTAACCCGACTTCTGCCTCCGGCGCGGaagatctcagattttttcctcAACTTTATGAATGAAACGCTGCCATTTAAGAGCCCCTGGCAGAGAACCTTTGTCTACAAGAAGGCTGTCAATTACACTGAGGACTGCTTCTG GTACATCAACGCACTGGATGCAGGCTCTGAAAACTTCGCCTCAGCGATGGACAGAGAGATGCTGCATTCAGAGGAGGATCTGATTAAGCAGCTTCAGAATGAGGAAAGGCATAGCAACA ttttcatcCTATGTGGGAACACTGATGACATTGTTTCAATCAAGGCGAAGGCTGGCCAGATTGACAAAGACATCCTGTTTATTCTCCTTGATGTTTACAA TCCTGAGtattataaaaacacaacatccccTGCAAGTATGGATAATGTCTTAGTGGTGACTTTGCCAAAGAGAAACGACGACTATGGATCAAATTCTACATTCAACGACACG ATAAATGACTATGTGGCTGGATATTATGATGGAACTCTGCTGTTCGGCAAAGTGCTCAGAGAGAGGATGCTCAACAAGCGACAAAACATGCGATCCAATGATGTGCCTCTGAGTTACAACCCATTTGGAAACACCTCTTTTGATG GTATAGGAGGACACTACGTGCTTGATGAGTATGGTGACAGAGATGTTAACTTCTCTATCATTTACACATCAGTTGACACTAAACAG TATGAGACTCTGTTAGTGTTTGATACATCAAAAAATGCAACCATCGAGAAGATGCTAAACCCTGCGCTGTTTTGGGAAGATGGCCAACTGCCCAGTGACATGCCAGTAGATGCAAACG TCATGAATACGCAGGATGTGATTGTGATTGTTCTGAGTCTCAGCGTTGTGGTGGTGACGGCCATCGCTCTCATCTTCTACAG GCAGAACAGGAAAGAACGTCACATACAGAAGAAGTGGTCTCACATTGACTCACACCTGATCAGTCCTCTGGATGAGAGGGAGGTCTCTTTGAAG ATTGATGACGATAAGAGGAAGGACAGTACGTACTTCAGTCATCGAGGCCGCTACGACAAGAAG cCTGTAATCTTGAAAGAGCTGATACACACAGATGGAGACTTCAGTGAGAACCAAAGAATTGAACTTAACACT CTGCTGCGTATCGATTACTACAACCTGACCAAATTTTACGGCACGGTGAAGTTTGAGTATGGTGTTTTTGGGGTGTTTGAGCTGTGTCAGAGGGGCTCCCTCAGG tacaTTCTGAATGACAGGATCTCCTACCCAGATGAAACCTTCATGGACATGGAGTTTAAGATATCAGTCATGTATGACATAGCAAAG GGCATGTCGTACCTCCACTCCAGTAACATTGAGGTCCACGGGCGCCTCAAGTCCACCAACTGCGTGGTCGACAACCGCATGGTGGTCAAAATCACTGACTTTGGCTGCCACACTATCCTGAGACCAGGCAGAG atgTGTGGACTGCCCCCGAGCATCTGCGTAAAGACGGGGTGTCTCAAAAAGGAGACGTCTACAGCTACGCCATCATTGCCAATGAGATTGTTGTGAGGCAAGCCCCGTTCTACACACAGTTTTGCTCTAATACTGCAG AGAAAATCTACAGAGTGCAGTATCCAAGTGCGACAGTCTTCAGACCTGACCTCAACTTTGAGGGTGCATCAGAACGGGAGATTGAG CTATACATGCTGATAAAGAACTGCTGGGATGAAGACCCAGAACGGAGGCCGGATTTTAAGAAAATAGAGTTAACACTGGGAAAGATTTTCAG TAACCTGCACAACCAAGCCACGGAGACGTACATGGACAACCTCATCCGCCGTCTGCAGATGTACTCCAAGACTCTGGAGAATCTGGTGGAGGAGAGAACCTCTTTGTACAAAGCTGAGCGGGACAGAGCAGATCGCCTCAACTTTATGCTGCTTCCTGG CCCAGTGGTGCGTTCTCTGAAGGAGACAGGCAGAGTTGAACCAGAGCTGTTTGAGGAGGTGACCATCTATTTCAGCGACATTGTGGGCTTCACCACCCTCTGCCACTACAGCACCCCCATGGAGGTGGTCGACATGCTCAACGACATCTACAGGAACTTTGACAGCATTCTCGATAACCATGACGTCTACAAG GTTGAGACAATAGGAGATGCATACATGGTTGCATCGGGTTTGCCCAAACGCAACGGCAACAGGCATGCAGTGGACATTGCCCACATGGCCCTGGACATCCTCGCTTTTGTGGGGACTTTTGAGTTGCAGCACCTCCCTGGGATCCCTCTGTGGATTCGTATTGGTGTGCATTCAGGTACCAGACATAGATAA